The Pseudanabaena sp. PCC 6802 genomic interval AGTTGGTTGGGTATCTCCGGCAAGACGATTGATGGGGTAGCCGCTAAGGAATTGCGCGAATTACAGAGGCGCGATCGTGCTTATCGCGGCGATCGACCTTCCCCTGATGTTCGCGATCGCACCGTCATTCTAGTTGACGACGGTCTCGCTACGGGTTCGACCATGCGGGCTGCCATTACCGTCCTGAAATCGCAGCAGCCCCAGCAAATTATTGTTGCCGTTCCCGTCGCCCCCCTAGAAACCTGTAACGAACTGCAAGCTGAAGTAGATAAACTGGTTTGTTTGATAACGCCGGAACCATTTTATGCGATCGGTCTTTGGTATGAGGACTTCGCGCAAACTACCGATGATGAAGTACGAAAACTGCTAGCAAAGCGATTGGCTAGCAGCATCCCAATTTCGTAGGGGGTGGTGTCCCCGTGCTGCCCACATCTCTATTGATAATGACGAGAGCCGTTATACCAAACGACACGCAACAAATTGACATCCTTGCATTGTGCAATAATATACATCAGTCCATCGATCCTGTAACAGATGGAACATATCGCTTTAGCGCGATCGCATATCGCACAACAGGAGTAATAATATCAAGTAAATGATAGTTTTAAAATATAGACTTACTCAAAAGGATTACGTCGATGCACATTACTTAAACAGTATGCATAGTAAGCCTCTAAAATCAATGGTAGGAATCTCTTTAGCTATTGCTGTTATTGTGGGGTATGGATATTCAATTATCGCTTCAATTATCGCTTCAGGGATGGGGTTAGATATTTGGCTCTCAATATTGTTCTTGGGGGTAACACTATGGGTCGTTATAGACACTTTTTTTCTGATCCCCCTGCGAGCTCGTCGAGATTTCTCACGTCGCAAGCATCCTCAAGATGAAGACGAAGCAACCTTATATCCTGAAATAATTGAGCTTGTATCGAGATATGGGACAAGTAGAATTCCTATTTCTGATTTTGATAAATACAGAATTGGCGAAACTATGGTTTTGCTTTATTTACCCAACAGAGTATTTCTTATTTTCCCTCGTCGATCTTTTCCCTCGGAAGAAGATTTTCAAACCTTTCTCTCATATCTTAGAAGTAACCTTGGCAAACCGAAGTAGCTGAGAGAATGATAGCAACTAATCCCAAGTAGATAGCTCGCCGATCAGACCTCGCCACAGAGCTAACATGCGATCGCGCCGCGCCTCAAAATTCGCCACGATCAGAATCAATGCGATGCCAGCACAAATCAAAATTGCCCAAATCAAAAACGAATACTGGGCGATCAGCGACAGTACCTGCATCAGCACCACCGCTATAAAGGTAATCGTGCCCACAAATAGATATGCCCGCACGCGCAGAGCTAAGCCGGATATCACAAATACAATAGCGATCGCCGCCGCCACCAAAGACATGGGCAGATCCGATGGAGAATGGAGCAATGCCGTCAGGCCGATGGAGCCAGCAGCAAACAGGCGGAAGGTATGGCGCGTTTCTCTGGCTTCAGCAGATCGCAAGCTCGGCTCCACCTGGATGAGGTACAAAGCAGACATCCCCAATGCCAAAACATACCAGAGCGAATGCGTAAGATCTTGGGAATGATAAAAACGGAATAGCGCCCAATTGCTCAGGATAACGCTGATGTAGGTCAAGCGAATGGCGTTATAGAGACGCGCGATCGCGGCATAGAAAGTCGCCACAACTAATAAACTAGGGACGGTAGCTGTATCAGCAGTGAGAATCACCATGACTAATGGCAAACACCCCGCCGATCGCCGCCAGGGTCGAGGCGACCAACCCCATTCCCACCAGGGCAAGACGAATAATCCATAGGCAATTATGCAAGCTAATATCGACCCGTAGGGTCTGAGAATCGCCGCAACTATTTTCGATTCCGGGAAGGCAAAATAGATGAGAAAAACCAATGCCCCCATCGCAGTAATTACGCTGGCATATACCCAAGCTTCTTTCCTTGCGGTTGGGATTGAAATCCCATCGGCGATCGGTTCGGATAAGTTACCAGGGAGTGAAGCGCGATTGCGTCCTTGCCAAGCGGCATAGATTGCTAAAACTACCAATACCATACAACCCAGCCAGCCGCCTGTTTGGCTGGGACTGAATACCGCTGCTGTCAGCAATAGCGCTGCACCTGCAAACCAGTGTAGATGAGCGATTCTGGCAATCTCATGGATAGAGAGTTTGAGATAGAAGTTGAGCCAGCGAGCGCAGGTTCTGTAGGTAACCGCGATCGCCGCACTCAAACTTCCCATTAAGATTAAACCATCGCCCCAACTACCACCACTAGCACGGAATAATTGATAGATCAGAAGTTGATATAAAGAGAAAGTTATGCCTGCAACTGACAGATAAATTAAGCTCCTGAAACCAGAATTAGATTCTGCTTCTCTTCGTCCAATACCGATAAAAATCAGAACTGCGGCGAGCGAATATAAACCTGACACAGCGCTGAATGTCGATAGACTAAATATCCAACCCAGAAAACCACACGCTAATGGCATCGCCTGCCAACTCACAGGATAACTGCGCATTCCTCTACGTACGTACAACCAGTCCCCTCCTAACTGCATGGCTAGACCGACAGCGAGGTTGGCAATTCCTGCATGTTCGTTGGTACCATTGGCAGCAATTACGCCGCGCAAAATCAATAACTCCGCGCTCCAAGCCACAATCCAGGTTACCCAAGGTGCTGGGGCTTGCCAGATGCGATATATCGTCGCACCTGCGATCGCTGCCGTGCTAAAGAGAGTTTGCGTAAAGGCGCGATCGATCCAATCCGCTGCGATCGCGGGAGCCATCCCCCAAACTGGGAAAATCGCCAAAGTTTGGCAGGTCAAAATTATCAGGGAAATGGGAATTGCCCACAAATCGAATGCTCGAACGTACATTTGATTGAGGGGTAGATCTAAATTGCTGGGGGCGCGTTTCTGGCGATTTCGCAACCAATGACCGAGCAGAAATAGAATTAGAACGCTAGCAGCGGCTCCATTCGTGTAGAACGCAAGTTGAGATTCTAAGGGATCGTTCTGTTTGAGCAACCAGAGTAACGTTCCCATAAAGCCCAAACCTAATCCCACTGTGAACCAAGCAGTACTAAGATGCTCGCTTTGCCTGATATTAAACAGCATCAATATTGTGGCTGCACCTAAACTGAGGAGAAGGGAATCCGGGGCATCCCACATGAGAACCTGCGCGAGTATCAGTGCCGTAATACTGCAATCAGTAGCTAATTGAGCTTGCCGAAGATAGCGGCGGCTACCTAAAAAGGTAAGGGCAGCAGGTATGACGAGCCAGAGGACGCGCAAATTACTGGAGGTCGCACTCAAGCCATCACCCAACCTGAGATAAAGCCATTGATAGGTTAATCCCAGGATTGCGATGTAACTCAAGCCAGCTAAGCACAATCCTATATTCCAACTACTATCAGACCAAATTCCACTCCGTTGCGAGCCTGATGCTATGCCAACTAACTGGGCATTTATTTGGGCGCTACGC includes:
- a CDS encoding phosphoribosyltransferase, whose protein sequence is MMSRFQNRTEAGKLLADRLKEYTNRPGGLVLGLPRGGVPVAFEVAQALDLPLDICLVRKLGVPGHKELAMGAIASGGVRVLNYDVVSWLGISGKTIDGVAAKELRELQRRDRAYRGDRPSPDVRDRTVILVDDGLATGSTMRAAITVLKSQQPQQIIVAVPVAPLETCNELQAEVDKLVCLITPEPFYAIGLWYEDFAQTTDDEVRKLLAKRLASSIPIS
- a CDS encoding YcxB family protein, with protein sequence MIVLKYRLTQKDYVDAHYLNSMHSKPLKSMVGISLAIAVIVGYGYSIIASIIASGMGLDIWLSILFLGVTLWVVIDTFFLIPLRARRDFSRRKHPQDEDEATLYPEIIELVSRYGTSRIPISDFDKYRIGETMVLLYLPNRVFLIFPRRSFPSEEDFQTFLSYLRSNLGKPK